In Bradyrhizobium manausense, the sequence CTTGCGCACGTCACGCAGCACACGCGGGCGGAAGGCGATCTCGTCCAGCGCCATGCGGTTGCGGCGCATCGTGGTTTCGGTCTCCGCGGCGCCGACGATATAGTCCCAGGCATTCTGGTTGAGGTTGGAGCGCGCCTTCCGGACGAATTCGTGCAGGTTCTGGAACGGCTCGTTGCTGGCGCCGAGTTCGACGTTTCTTTCCGGCTGGATGCGCGGCGCGTCGTTCATTGTTGTCCTCCCGAGAATTTGAAGCCTTATTGTCCTCGCCTATCGTGTCCGGCCCTCCAAAACCATCCTAAAATCGCATACCTGCGAAGCGTGGACGGGCCGACCGATTCCCGTCTGGCGAGAACGGTTTCAGAACGTTGCCAAAAGTTTAGGTTTGGGGCCAAGGCTTTTTGGCGAAGGGATTTTTACGGCCCTGCAAGCGGGCGTGGCATCCCGGCCTTGAAGAAACCTGAATGGTATTGTGAACAGCGGGCTGGATCGCCATTTGCGTGGCGCCCCAGAGCCCCAAAGCGAAAAGGCCAGTCTATCCATGCGGAAAACCCTGCTGTTCCCCCTGGGCGCGCTCACGGGAGCGTGTCTGACCCTTCTGGTAGCCAGTCCGCACGGCGGTGTCTGGGCGGCACGGGCGGCGGCGGGCGTAGGCGCGGACGATGCCTATTCCCAGCTCAATCTGTTCGGCGAGGTCTTCGAGCGCGTGAAGGCGAGCTATGTCGAGAAGCCTGACAACGCCAAGATGATCGAAGGCGCGATCACCGGCATGGTGACCTCGCTCGACCCGCATTCGCGCTACATGAACGCCAAGGCCTGGACCGAGATGCAGGAGACCACCTCCGGCGAGTTCGGCGGCCTCGGCATCGAGGTCACGATGCAGGACGGCCTGGTCAAGGTCGTTTCGCCGATCGACGAAACGCCGGCGTCCAAGGCCGGCATCATGTCCGGCGACCTCATCAGCAAGATCGACGGCGAAAACGTGCAGGGCATGACGCTCGAACAGGCCGTCAACAAGATGAAGGGCCCGGTCGACACCAAGACCAAGCTCACCATCATGCGCAAGGGCGCCGATGCCCCGCTGGATGTCGCGATCACGCGCGAGATCATCCATGTCCGCCCCGTCCGCTTCCACGTCGAGAACGGCGACATCGGCTACATCCGCGTCACCTCGTTCAACGAGCAGACCACCGACGGCCTGAAGAAGGCGATCGCCTCGATCTCCAAGGACGTCCCGCCGGAGAAGCTCGTCGGCTACGTGATGGACCTGCGCAACAATCCGGGCGGCCTGCTTGACCAGGCCGTGTCCGTGTCGAGCGCGTTCCTGCAGCGTGGCGAGGTCGTCTCGACCCGTGGCCGCAATCCGGAAGAAACCCAGCGCTTCACCGCGCATGGCGGCGACCTCACCAAGGGCAAGCCGCTCGTGGTCCTGATCAACGGCGGCTCGGCCTCGGCGTCTGAGATCGTGTCCGGCGCGCTGCATGACCACAAGCGCGCAACCCTGATCGGCACGCGCTCGTTCGGCAAGGGCTCGGTGCAGACCATCATCCCGCTGGGCGCCGGCAACGGCGCGCTCGCGCTGACCACGGCGCGCTATTACACGCCGTCGGGCCGCTCGATCCAGGCGCAAGGCATCGCGCCCGACATCGAGATCCTCCAGGACGTCCCGGCCGAGCTGAAAGGCCGCGTCGACACCATCGCGGAGTCGCAGATGCGCGGCCATTTGCAGGCCGCCGAGGGCGCCGAGCAGACCGGATCGCAGTCCTATGTCCCGCCGGAAGAGAAGGACGACAAGGCGCTGCACGCGGCCTATGACTTCCTGCACGGCGTCACCGTGAATGCGGCAGCCGCGAAGCCGGCGCCGAAGGCCACGGTGCCGAACTAGGCTCTACCGGTCATTGCGATCGTCGAAATCGCCCGGGAGTGGATCACCGCTCCCGGGCGAATTGTTTTCGGGTGCGGTCTTGAGCGCGGCGTCTCTTGCGAGGCGCTAGCTTGCTTCGCGGCGCCGGCTTTCGTGGCCGTCGCGCTGGGCGAGGCGGCTGCGATGGAGCGCGAACAGCTCCACGACCTTGTCGGCCGGCTTTGCGGCGCTGAACAGATAGCCCTGCATCTCGGTGCAGCCGAGTGCGCGCAGCAGGCGCTGCTGCTCCTCGGTCTCGACGCCTTCGGCAGTGGTCGCCATGCGGCGGGCGCTGGCGAGATTGACCACGGCCTGCACGATGCTGGCGGAGCCGTCGGGACCTGCGATGTCGTTGACGAAGCAACGGTCGATCTTGATCTTGTCGAACGGGAAGCGGTGCAGGTAGCTGAGCGACGAGTAGCCGGTGCCGAAATCGTCGAGCGCGATGCGGACGCCGATGGCACGGAGCTGGTGCAGGATCGCAAGCGCGGTGTCGTCGTCGCGGATCAGCACGGCCTCGGTGATCTCGAGCTCGAGCCGGCTCGCCGGCAGGTTGGAGGCGGCCAGCGCCGCCATGATCTTCAGTGCCAGCGTGCCGCTCTTGAACTGCACCGGCGAGACGTTGACCGCGAGGCGGATGTCGTCGGGCCAGGAGGCCGCGTCGCGGCAGGCGGTCGCCAGCACCCATTCGCCGATCTCGTTGATCAGCCCGGTATCCTCCGCGATCGGGATGAACTCG encodes:
- a CDS encoding S41 family peptidase produces the protein MRKTLLFPLGALTGACLTLLVASPHGGVWAARAAAGVGADDAYSQLNLFGEVFERVKASYVEKPDNAKMIEGAITGMVTSLDPHSRYMNAKAWTEMQETTSGEFGGLGIEVTMQDGLVKVVSPIDETPASKAGIMSGDLISKIDGENVQGMTLEQAVNKMKGPVDTKTKLTIMRKGADAPLDVAITREIIHVRPVRFHVENGDIGYIRVTSFNEQTTDGLKKAIASISKDVPPEKLVGYVMDLRNNPGGLLDQAVSVSSAFLQRGEVVSTRGRNPEETQRFTAHGGDLTKGKPLVVLINGGSASASEIVSGALHDHKRATLIGTRSFGKGSVQTIIPLGAGNGALALTTARYYTPSGRSIQAQGIAPDIEILQDVPAELKGRVDTIAESQMRGHLQAAEGAEQTGSQSYVPPEEKDDKALHAAYDFLHGVTVNAAAAKPAPKATVPN